A portion of the Gasterosteus aculeatus chromosome 12, fGasAcu3.hap1.1, whole genome shotgun sequence genome contains these proteins:
- the hdc gene encoding histidine decarboxylase, with protein MQAEEYNRRGKELVDYITQYLGSIRERRVIPDVKPGYMKELLPDTAPTEPEDWESIFKDIERVIMPGVVHWQSPHMHAYYPSLTSWPSMLGDMLADAINCVGFTWASSPACTELEMNVMDWLCKALGLPSFFLHYHPDSRGGGILQSTVSESTLVALLAARKDKMLQLRPELEQDVDDSVLNSRLVAYASDQAHSSVEKAGLISLVKIRFLPTDEQLSLRGDTLKQAIQEDRRRGLVPFMLCVTLGTTGVCAFDNLPELGPVCAEEGLWLHVDAAYAGSAYFCPELRWSLEGIEFADSFVFNPSKWMMVHFDCTAFWVKDKYKLQQTFTVDPVYLRHENSHAATDFMHWQIPLSRRFRSLKLWFVMRSFGLKNLQAHIRHGIEMAKLLESHIKREPHFEVPAKRHLGLVVFCLKAGNALTQELLRRLTRSGTMYLIPADIHTKRIIRFTVTSQFSTAEDILKDWSVISKTASALLAETQAVSNADQPKSQNDDVIQENHHGDSGTRSEEREDAVSRLDKAEVELWIDKAWIRPRRPMRSLSCSSEPLPYTCLGPLSGYDFERRPSLKDATGGPPNGSSTAGSGPVYKIREMPSNRLVKQDLKKLTKFYSVPSFCNQWVQCARHQPCCPAKVSQATQKHSSSTCRRTNCMCSAAPSPTPLETASAPKLQE; from the exons atgcaggCTGAGGAATACAATCGCAGAG GTAAGGAGCTGGTGGACTACATCACACAGTACCTGGGCTCCATCAGGGAGAGGAGGGTGATTCCAGACGTGAAGCCAGGTTACATGAAGGAGCTTCTCCCTGACACCGCGCCTACGGAGCCGGAGGACTGGGAGAGTATCTTTAAGGACATAGAGAGAGTCATAATGCCAGGG GTGGTTCACTGGCAGAGCCCTCACATGCACGCCTACTACCCCAGTCTGACTTCATGGCCCTCTATGCTCGGGGACATGCTGGCCGACGCCATCAACTGTGTTGGATTCACCTGG GCCTCCAGCCCAGCATGTACAGAACTGGAAATGAATGTGATGGACTGGTTGTGTAAAGCCCTGGGGCTCCCGTCCTTCTTCCTGCATTACCATCCAGACAGCAGAGGCGGAGGCATCCTGCAG AGCACGGTCAGTGAGAGTACGCTGGTGGCTCTGCTCGCTGCCAGGAAAGACAAAATGTTGCAGCTGCGGCCTGAGCTGGAGCAGGACGTGGACGACTCGGTCCTGAATTCAAGACTGGTGGCGTACGCTTCAGATCAG GCTCACTCCTCGGTAGAGAAGGCGGGTCTGATATCTCTGGTGAAGATCAGGTTTCTGCCCACTGATGAGCAGTTGTCTCTGAGAGGAGACACTTTAAAACAAGCCATACAAGAAGACAGGCGGAGGGGACTGGTCCCTTTCATG CTGTGCGTCACTCTGGGAACTACAGGAGTGTGTGCCTTTGACAACCTGCCTGAGCTGGGACCCGTCT GTGCAGAAGAGGGACTGTGGCTCCATGTCGATGCCGCGTACGCTGGATCAGCCTACTTCTGTCCGGAGCTCCGTTGGTCCCTGGAGGGAATTGAGTTCGCTGACTCTTTTGTTTTCAACCCGTCAAAGTGGATGATGGTCCATTTTGACTGCACAGCTTTCTG GGTCAAGGATAAATACAAGCTCCAACAGACGTTCACTGTTGATCCAGTTTACCTTAGACATGAAAACTCCCATGCAGCCACAGACTTCATG CATTGGCAAATTCCCCTCAGCCGGCGCTTCCGTTCCCTCAAGCTCTGGTTTGTGATGCGTTCTTTCGGGCTGAAAAACCTCCAGGCTCATATCAGGCAT GGGATTGAGATGGCAAAGCTCTTGGAGTCTCACATAAAGAGAGAGCCACATTTTGAGGTTCCGGCTAAGAGGCACCTCGGCTTGGTGGTTTTCTGTCTGAAG GCAGGAAACGCTTTGACCCAGGAGCTGCTGAGGAGACTGACCCGGTCGGGCACCATGTACCTCATCCCTGCAGACATTCACACAAAGCGCATCATCCGGTTCACGGTGACCTCGCAGTTCAGCACCGCGGAGGACATCCTCAAGGACTGGAGCGTCATCTCCAAAACGGCTTCCGCTCTTCTAGCTGAGACACAGGCTGTGAGCAACGCAGACCAACCAAAATCGCAGAACGATGACGTGATACAAGAAAACCACCACGGTGACTCAGGCACCAGgtctgaggagagagaggatgcCGTCTCCAGGCTGGACAAGGCCGAGGTGGAGCTGTGGATTGACAAGGCTTGGATTCGACCTCGGAGACCGATGCGATctctcagctgcagcagcgagcCTCTGCCTTACACTTGCCTCGGTCCGCTGTCCGGCTATGACTTTGAAAGGAGGCCTAGTCTGAAAGATGCAACAGGCGGACCCCCAAATGGATCGTCAACGGCCGGATCCGGTCCCGTGTATAAGATCAGGGAGATGCCTTCAAATCGTCTTGTTAAACAGGACCTGAAAAAGCTGACAAAGTTCTACAGCGTTCCTAGTTTCTGCAACCAGTGGGTGCAGTGTGCCCGGCACCAGCCCTGCTGCCCTGCGAAGGTTTCACAGGCCACTCAAAAACACTCGTCCTCCACCTGCAGACGAACAAACTGCATGTGTTCCGCAGCTCCCTCTCCTACTCCACTGGAAACTGCCTCTGCCCCAAAGCTTCAGGAATGA
- the LOC120811236 gene encoding long-chain fatty acid transport protein 2: MIAYTLYSALTGLAILPFILYLRNPYFLQDLRYAISSIKVALCLRKFKKRKPFYSILDRFLDHAARQPHKPFILFEESSYTYSQADKVSNKVARALAAHAHLEEGDTVALFLGNEPQFVWVWLALAKLGCIASLLNHNIRSKSLLHCFSCCEAKVVVVGADLRGAVEEVLPTLSQQGVRVFILSEDSDVEGIESLSDKIRHASEQPLSPQLRASVTMKSPALYIYTSGTTGLPKAAVINHEKLWKSSFLQAIAGIRSDDIIYVYLPLYHSAGFQVGLCGAIEKGITVVLKRKFSASQFWNDCRKYNVTVFQYIGEIMRYLCNTPKRDNDRDHRLRLALGLGIRPDVWVDFLQRFGDIFICECYGATEGNVGFVNYCGKVGAVGKENFLHKMGGRYALIRYDTEKEEPVKDSGGFCIKVPRGETGLLVAKIGERAPFSGYARNNQQTEKKKLKDVFVKGDLYFNSGDLLKIDSEGFVFFQDRIGDTFRWKGENVATTEVADHLLTVDWVEEANVYGVKVPGHEGRIGMAALKLKEGMDFEGKVLYQHVKNFLPSYARPRFIRIQEELAVTGTFKQMKVKLAEEGFNPGNIRDHLFYLEDGKGYVPMTQEIFSSIAEGTIRL, from the exons ATGATTGCATACACGCTATATAGCGCTCTAACGGGTTTGGCCATTTTACCATTTATTCTTTACCTGAGAAACCCATACTTTTTGCAAGATTTACGCTACGCGATCTCCTCCATTAAAGTAGCCCTTTGTTTGAGAAAATTTAAAAAGCGGAAACCGTTTTACAGCATCTTGGATCGTTTTCTGGACCATGCAGCGAGGCAGCCGCATAAGCCTTTCATCCTGTTCGAGGAAAGCTCTTACACGTACAGCCAGGCGGACAAGGTGAGCAACAAAGTGGCCAGAGCTCTGGCCGCGCATGCGCACCTGGAGGAGGGGGACACCGTGGCGCTCTTCCTGGGCAACGAGCCCCAGTTTGTGTGGGTCTGGCTCGCTCTGGCCAAGCTGGGATGCATCGCTTCCCTGCTGAACCACAACATCAGATCCAAATCTTTGCTGCActgcttctcctgctgtgaAGCCAAGGTGGTGGTCGTTGGTGCTG ACCTGCGAGGGGCCGTTGAGGAAGTGTTGCCCACCTTGAGCCAGCAGGGCGTCCGCGTGTTCATCCTCAGTGAGGACTCGGACGTGGAGGGCATAGAAAGCCTCTCCGATAAAATCCGGCATGCCTCGGAGCAGCCTCTGTCCCCTCAGCTCAGGGCCAGCGTTACTATGAAGAGTCCCGCGCTGTACATCTACACCTCAGGAACCACGG GGCTTCCGAAGGCCGCTGTTATCAACCACGAGAAATTATGGAAGTCAAGTTTTTTACAGGCCATTGCTGGCATACGGTCAGATGATATCATCTACGTGTACCTGCCTCTTTACCACAGCGCTGGCTTTCAGGTGGGACTATGTGGAGCCATAGAGAAAG GTATCACTGTTGTTTTAAAGCGTAAATTCTCTGCCTCCCAGTTCTGGAATGACTGTAGAAAGTACAACGTGACTGTTTTTCAGTACATAGGAGAGATTATGCGCTACCTCTGCAACACGCCAAAG AGAGACAATGACAGAGATCACAGGCTTCGGTTGGCTTTAGGGTTAGGGATAAGGCCCGACGTCTGGGTGGATTTCCTGCAACGTTTTGGGGACATTTTCATCTGTGAATGCTACGGAGCGACAGAAGGAAATGTCGGCTTTGTCAACTACTGCGGCAAAGTTGGAGCTGTTGGCAAAGAAAATTTTCTCCACAAA ATGGGCGGTCGGTATGCCCTCATACGGTACgacacagagaaagaggagcCCGTCAAAGACTCCGGGGGGTTTTGTATTAAAGTCCCCAGAG GAGAGACCGGTTTGTTGGTGGCAAAAATTGGAGAAAGGGCACCGTTCAGCGGCTACGCCAGGAACAATCAgcagacagagaaaaagaagttgaaggatGTGTTTGTTAAGGGAGACCTCTACTTTAACAGTGGGGACCTTCTGAAGATAGACAGCGAGGGATTTGTCTTCTTTCAGGACCGCATTGGAGACACTTTCAG gtggaaaggagaaaatgTGGCAACCACGGAGGTGGCTGATCATCTACTTACGGTGGACTGGGTTGAGGAGGCAAACGTCTACGGTGTGAAGGTCCCAG GTCACGAGGGAAGAATCGGAATGGCCGCACTGAAGCTCAAAGAAGGCATGGACTTTGAAGGCAAAGTTCTGTATCAGCATGTGAAGAACTTCCTCCCGAGCTACGCACGGCCACGCTTCATTCGCATACAG GAAGAACTGGCAGTAACTGGGACCTTTAAGCAAATGAAGGTGAAGCTTGCAGAGGAGGGCTTCAACCCCGGCAACATCAGGGACCATCTGTTCTACCTGGAGGACGGCAAGGGCTACGTACCCATGACTCAGGAGATATTCAGCTCCATCGCAGAGGGGACAATCAGACTTTGA